Proteins encoded within one genomic window of uncultured Desulfobacter sp.:
- a CDS encoding dissimilatory sulfite reductase D family protein: MSELLDDKEAATKAVVDWLQKKSKTKTKFYIKDFYKIFPDDKPRMIKKVVNKMVEDEILEFWSSGSTTMYGLKGAGIQHASEGEN; the protein is encoded by the coding sequence ATGAGCGAACTTCTAGACGATAAAGAAGCGGCCACCAAAGCGGTTGTTGATTGGTTACAGAAGAAATCCAAAACAAAAACCAAATTTTACATCAAAGATTTTTATAAAATTTTTCCTGATGACAAACCTAGAATGATTAAAAAGGTTGTTAACAAGATGGTTGAAGACGAAATCCTTGAATTCTGGTCTTCCGGGTCCACCACTATGTATGGCCTTAAAGGTGCCGGTATCCAGCACGCTTCTGAGGGTGAAAATTAA